One uncultured Fretibacterium sp. genomic window, CGCGGGTCGACGCCCAGACGAATGTGCAGCTCCATGCTCTCGTTGAACTTGGCCGTCGCCACCGAATGGAAGAGATCGACAGCCTCACGAAGGCCGTACTGCCTGTTGCCGTCGATCTTGGCGGCCGCCTCTCTGTAACGCTTACTTCGTTTCATCGATAAAACCTCCCGTGGTCGATAACGAGCCCCTAAGCTCTGCCACTTGTTTTTCGCCCTTATCCCTGGATTTCAATCCCCATGGAACGGGCCGTACCCTCGATCATGCGCATGGCGGCCTCGACGTCGTTCGCGTTGAGGTCCTGGCGCTTCAACTCCGCAATCTCCCGCACCTTACTTCTGGGGAGCTGCCCCACCTTGGTCTTGTTGGGAACCCCGGACCCCGATTCGATCCCCGCCGCCTTCTTCAAGAGAACGCTTGCGGGAGGGGTCTTGAGCTCGAACGTAAAGCTCCGGTCGGCATAGACCGTAATGATCGCGGGAATGATCAAACCTGCCTGATCCGAGGTCTTCGCGTTGAACTGCTTGCAGAATTCCATAATGTTGACGCCGTGCTGGCCCAGCGCGGGCCCTACGGGGGGAGCAGGCGTTGCCTTTCCGGCCGGCAACTGCAACTTAATCTGCCCAACGACCTTCTTTGCCATGAAACAAAATCCCCTCTCCTAAATAAAACCTCATCTACGGCACAGATCCCGCCCAGAGAAGGACGGAAACGTCTGTCATATCTTTTCCAGGAGGTCGTAATCGGTCTCGACGACGGTCTCGCGGCCAAACACGCTGACCGTAAATTTGACCTTGCCCTTTTCCGGGATGATCTCCACCACGGGGCCCGCCTGCCCCTCGAAAGGACCGCTTCTGACGCTAACGGTATCCCCCAACCTGAGGTTGATCTCGACCTTGGGCTTGGCCTGCTCCGGGCCGATACGGGACATCAGCTCACGGACCTCCCGTTCGGAAAGAGGCAGCGGAAGGCTTCCCGCCCCGACAAATCCCGTCACCCCCGGGGTATGCCGCACGACGTACCACGACTGTTCGTCGAGCACCATTTCCACAAGCACATAGCTGGGATAAAGCTTCCTGGAGACCTTACGGCTTTTTCCGTCCTTTACGAGGACCCGCTCCTCCACAGGAACCAGCACGTTGAAGATGTTCTTCTCCATCCCCATCGTCTCTATACGCTGCTCCAGGTTGGCCTTCACTCGATTCTCATAGCCCGCGTAGGTCTGCACGACATACCAGCGGCGCTCGTCTCGTGCCTCCATGAAAAACTCGGGAAAAGTCCCTTCACCCCCACCTGCGCGCCTGGGATCGTATCCAACGAGCCATCGTCAGCTCAGGATCCCGGAGAAAACCCACGTCAAGAGAAAATCAATAGCCCCCAGATAAATGGAAGCGCAAAGTGTAAAAAAGATAACGACCAGCGTCGAAAACCAAATTTGTTTTCTGCCTGGCCAGGTCACCTTCTTCAGTTCGGCCTTGGCCTCCCGCAGGAAACCGATTCCCGGGATCGAACTCGCGATTTCTTTAGCCATGCATTGCCTCCTGCGGGCGCCTCGAAACGACACCCTGGAC contains:
- the rplK gene encoding 50S ribosomal protein L11; protein product: MAKKVVGQIKLQLPAGKATPAPPVGPALGQHGVNIMEFCKQFNAKTSDQAGLIIPAIITVYADRSFTFELKTPPASVLLKKAAGIESGSGVPNKTKVGQLPRSKVREIAELKRQDLNANDVEAAMRMIEGTARSMGIEIQG
- the nusG gene encoding transcription termination/antitermination protein NusG; this translates as MEARDERRWYVVQTYAGYENRVKANLEQRIETMGMEKNIFNVLVPVEERVLVKDGKSRKVSRKLYPSYVLVEMVLDEQSWYVVRHTPGVTGFVGAGSLPLPLSEREVRELMSRIGPEQAKPKVEINLRLGDTVSVRSGPFEGQAGPVVEIIPEKGKVKFTVSVFGRETVVETDYDLLEKI
- the secE gene encoding preprotein translocase subunit SecE → MAKEIASSIPGIGFLREAKAELKKVTWPGRKQIWFSTLVVIFFTLCASIYLGAIDFLLTWVFSGILS